The following coding sequences lie in one Nocardioides sambongensis genomic window:
- a CDS encoding helix-turn-helix domain-containing protein produces the protein MPDPKFLTIAEVATMMRVSKMTVYRLVHGGDLPAVRVGRSFRVTEDDVNDYLRKSFYDVG, from the coding sequence TTGCCGGACCCCAAGTTCCTGACCATCGCCGAGGTGGCCACGATGATGCGGGTCTCCAAGATGACGGTGTATCGACTGGTGCACGGCGGCGACCTGCCGGCCGTGCGTGTGGGGCGTTCGTTCCGCGTGACCGAGGACGACGTGAACGACTACCTGCGCAAGAGCTTCTACGACGTCGGCTGA